One Flagellimonas sp. CMM7 genomic region harbors:
- a CDS encoding sugar phosphate isomerase/epimerase, with the protein MKTDGIPNMDRRKFMQTTAILSVPLLFGCNLPTSKKQRLALSQWALHRAIFGNSKEDYAQWEKWLTTDPDQVLKGTLDPLDFPSIAKNTYGFDAVEYVNTFFYRKDEAYFKELKNRSDDVGVTNLLIMVDQEGMLGDPDPKKRKESVQRHKRWLSNAAILGCHSIRVNAHSSGTKEEQQSYVIESLTKLCNLAKPLNLDILIENHGGMSSEPNWLLDTIKKTNKPNLGTMVDFDNFKYSETKIWNGELTYDRYEGVALLLPYAKSVSAKSYAFDDSGLEKTIDFKRMVQLIKDSGFKNYISVEYEGEGEDSLSEKDGILATKKLLEQYI; encoded by the coding sequence ATGAAAACGGATGGAATTCCTAACATGGACAGAAGAAAATTTATGCAAACCACCGCTATTTTATCGGTTCCATTACTATTTGGGTGTAATCTTCCAACGTCTAAAAAACAAAGACTTGCCCTTTCGCAGTGGGCTTTGCACAGGGCTATTTTTGGCAACAGTAAAGAAGATTATGCCCAATGGGAAAAATGGCTCACAACAGATCCAGACCAAGTTTTAAAAGGCACTTTAGACCCATTGGATTTTCCTTCAATTGCAAAAAACACCTATGGTTTTGATGCCGTAGAATATGTAAACACCTTCTTCTATCGTAAAGACGAGGCTTATTTTAAAGAATTGAAAAATAGAAGTGATGATGTAGGGGTTACCAACCTTCTGATCATGGTAGATCAAGAGGGTATGTTGGGAGATCCAGACCCTAAAAAAAGAAAAGAATCGGTTCAAAGACACAAAAGATGGCTTTCTAACGCTGCTATCCTTGGGTGCCATTCCATTCGTGTAAACGCACATAGTTCTGGAACAAAAGAAGAACAACAAAGTTATGTGATAGAAAGCTTGACCAAATTGTGCAATTTGGCCAAACCCTTGAATTTGGATATCCTCATAGAGAACCATGGCGGAATGTCGAGTGAACCAAATTGGCTTTTAGACACCATAAAGAAAACCAATAAGCCAAATCTTGGTACCATGGTAGATTTTGATAATTTTAAATATTCAGAAACCAAAATCTGGAATGGCGAATTAACCTATGACAGGTATGAAGGTGTAGCTCTATTGCTCCCTTATGCAAAATCCGTAAGTGCAAAATCGTATGCTTTTGATGATTCCGGTCTAGAAAAGACCATTGATTTTAAAAGAATGGTACAATTGATCAAAGACTCAGGGTTCAAAAATTATATTAGTGTGGAATATGAGGGAGAAGGTGAAGATAGTCTGAGTGAAAAAGATGGCATACTAGCTACAAAAAAGTTATTGGAACAGTATATTTAA
- a CDS encoding multiheme c-type cytochrome, with amino-acid sequence MKPKKNIVYALTMLLTAVVVFWLVTFFNAPIESDYQPIIPIAEHSNGQSFAGSTACAQCHSDIYSSHIKTAHFNSSAVANELNIKGSFKENGNVLHFNENTGFMMTVKEGGFYQEALHVTDSTYQLSNKIDMAIGSGTRGQTYLSWKNNDLFQLQVSYFAPTDSWVNSPGYPKVQLADNRPIGSRCLECHVTYAERIPAFNKKNVYNKSNMVFGIDCERCHGPGAEHVNMQLENPKETKPLGLTSYKDLTQQQRLDACALCHSGVRKQMVKNPFSFVVGDTLINYSLPDYDIADSKELDVHGNQYGLLLASTCFKGSENMDCATCHDPHKKERGNHALFNSKCMNCHNAKNNVDCAMNFNASEISASNCIACHMPLTPSKSMSVGIGVDTANTLVEVRTHLIAVYADRLLFEN; translated from the coding sequence GTGAAACCAAAAAAAAACATAGTTTATGCACTAACAATGCTATTGACCGCTGTAGTTGTTTTTTGGCTGGTCACTTTTTTCAATGCTCCCATTGAAAGTGATTATCAACCGATAATACCGATAGCAGAACATTCAAATGGGCAAAGTTTTGCAGGATCGACAGCTTGTGCCCAATGCCATAGTGATATCTATTCGTCCCACATCAAAACGGCACACTTTAACTCATCCGCAGTAGCGAACGAACTCAACATTAAAGGTAGTTTTAAGGAAAATGGAAATGTACTTCATTTCAATGAAAACACCGGATTTATGATGACCGTAAAAGAAGGTGGTTTTTATCAAGAGGCTCTCCATGTTACGGACAGCACATACCAACTTTCAAATAAAATTGATATGGCCATAGGGTCAGGCACTAGGGGGCAAACCTATCTAAGCTGGAAAAATAATGACCTGTTCCAATTACAAGTATCCTACTTTGCCCCCACCGATAGTTGGGTCAACAGTCCCGGATATCCTAAAGTTCAGCTTGCGGACAACAGACCGATCGGCAGTAGATGCCTGGAATGCCATGTTACCTATGCCGAACGTATTCCAGCATTTAATAAAAAAAATGTCTACAATAAATCGAACATGGTTTTTGGTATTGACTGTGAACGTTGCCATGGACCTGGGGCAGAACACGTGAACATGCAGCTAGAAAACCCAAAAGAAACAAAACCTTTGGGCTTAACCTCCTACAAAGATTTAACACAACAACAACGATTGGATGCGTGTGCCTTATGCCATTCGGGGGTACGAAAACAAATGGTCAAAAATCCATTTTCATTTGTCGTGGGAGATACCTTAATAAATTACTCGCTTCCCGATTATGATATTGCGGATTCAAAAGAACTGGATGTTCACGGCAATCAATATGGCCTGCTACTGGCAAGTACGTGTTTTAAGGGAAGCGAAAATATGGATTGTGCCACATGCCATGATCCACATAAAAAAGAACGGGGCAACCACGCCCTGTTCAATTCAAAATGTATGAACTGCCACAATGCGAAAAATAACGTGGATTGTGCCATGAATTTTAATGCCAGCGAAATTTCTGCAAGCAATTGTATCGCCTGCCATATGCCATTGACCCCCTCAAAATCTATGTCAGTTGGTATTGGTGTGGATACAGCAAACACGCTAGTAGAAGTAAGGACCCATTTAATTGCTGTGTATGCAGATAGATTGCTTTTTGAGAATTGA
- a CDS encoding glycosyl hydrolase, with the protein MRKLKLLVMAILLFSCSKDSINEEEFFNSNKSLLSFSVQEMPDHVFSSVGQNQLETFLEHPTDLIALTAVFSVSQGATVYVDSLAQQSGVTKNDFTDKVTYTIKAEDGSKSHFTVQINLKINSAQIPVDPDASAEIQNLLKNLNTLTASNQFAFGQEFPLSFQLNSLNFDLNTSDCKDVSGDHPGVFGIDPHYMLYKSAAERQLHIDEARSAYENGSIVTFDFHQRSRVDGQIYYNQITTDTDKSLIYDIVNDQNAARLWYFSEIDEILGIINNDLGFPIIFRLFHEMNGNWFWWGTQTANHTPTLYIDFYRLTVDYIKDRTNNVLFAWSPNWEADESYYPGDNYVDVVGIDYYEATKTNLSQSLKDLTIFSTQHNKVTALTETGDQGYIRSNADFWTENILSVIEYSGNEIKIAWVLGWFNAPWDSSQDNLFIPNTSSPQNAKDDFMNFKNNEKVLFQQDVKALKIYQSGGD; encoded by the coding sequence ATGAGAAAATTAAAACTTTTGGTAATGGCCATATTGTTATTTTCCTGTTCTAAGGATTCCATAAATGAAGAGGAGTTTTTTAACAGTAATAAATCGCTTTTATCCTTTTCCGTCCAAGAGATGCCCGATCATGTGTTTTCAAGTGTGGGGCAGAACCAATTGGAAACCTTTTTGGAACATCCCACGGATTTGATAGCACTGACCGCCGTTTTTTCAGTATCACAAGGAGCTACAGTCTATGTAGATAGTTTGGCGCAACAATCAGGTGTTACTAAAAATGATTTTACAGATAAAGTAACCTATACCATTAAGGCAGAAGACGGGAGCAAGTCTCATTTTACGGTGCAAATTAATTTGAAGATCAATAGCGCTCAAATACCTGTAGATCCAGATGCATCCGCAGAAATACAAAATTTATTGAAAAATCTTAACACTTTAACAGCGAGCAACCAATTTGCTTTTGGGCAAGAGTTTCCATTGTCATTTCAATTGAACAGCTTGAACTTTGATTTGAACACCTCAGATTGTAAAGATGTTTCTGGAGACCATCCAGGAGTTTTTGGCATAGATCCACATTATATGTTGTACAAAAGTGCGGCTGAGCGCCAATTACATATTGATGAGGCAAGGTCGGCTTATGAAAATGGTTCAATTGTTACTTTTGATTTTCATCAAAGAAGTAGAGTGGATGGTCAGATTTATTACAATCAAATTACCACAGACACAGACAAGAGCTTAATATATGATATTGTCAATGACCAAAACGCAGCGAGATTATGGTATTTTAGCGAAATTGATGAGATTTTAGGTATTATCAACAATGATTTAGGCTTTCCCATTATCTTTAGGTTGTTCCATGAAATGAACGGCAATTGGTTTTGGTGGGGTACACAAACTGCTAACCACACTCCAACCCTATATATTGATTTTTATCGGTTGACTGTTGATTATATCAAAGATAGGACCAATAACGTACTTTTCGCTTGGTCCCCTAATTGGGAAGCGGACGAATCATACTATCCGGGTGATAATTATGTTGATGTCGTAGGTATAGATTATTATGAAGCGACAAAAACGAATCTTTCCCAAAGTTTAAAAGACCTCACGATTTTTTCAACACAACACAATAAAGTAACCGCACTTACGGAGACAGGTGATCAAGGTTATATTCGTTCAAACGCAGATTTTTGGACGGAAAATATATTATCGGTTATAGAATATAGTGGAAATGAGATTAAAATTGCATGGGTCCTAGGTTGGTTCAATGCTCCGTGGGACAGCAGTCAAGACAACTTGTTCATTCCTAATACAAGTAGCCCTCAAAATGCCAAGGACGATTTTATGAATTTTAAAAATAATGAAAAGGTGCTCTTTCAACAAGATGTAAAGGCTTTGAAAATTTATCAATCGGGTGGAGATTAG
- a CDS encoding tyrosine-type recombinase/integrase, whose amino-acid sequence MPPTIRTKKRAISKEKIGNIKILEYPFESPLWHAKNYALVMFYSRGMNFIDLMKIRVSDIENGRLNYGRSKTGNKFSIKIVDGLQKILNYYLLSKRSNDYLFPTNYDGSTKHFQKYKSQRRRMNERLRIIAKDAGIEGTFTTYSIRHSWATIAKYMGISTELISEAFGHSSVKVTEKYLRDFDNEVLDNVNLLVTG is encoded by the coding sequence ATGCCTCCCACCATAAGAACCAAAAAAAGAGCAATCAGTAAAGAAAAAATTGGAAACATAAAAATCTTGGAATATCCTTTTGAGTCACCATTATGGCATGCCAAAAACTATGCATTAGTAATGTTCTATAGTAGAGGAATGAATTTTATCGACCTAATGAAAATCAGAGTTAGTGATATTGAAAATGGGAGGTTGAATTACGGTCGTAGTAAAACCGGAAATAAATTCAGCATTAAAATCGTTGATGGGCTTCAAAAAATATTAAACTATTACTTATTAAGCAAAAGGAGCAATGATTACCTCTTCCCTACCAATTACGATGGATCAACAAAGCATTTTCAAAAGTATAAAAGCCAGCGACGTAGAATGAATGAAAGACTTAGAATAATTGCTAAAGATGCCGGAATAGAGGGAACATTCACAACATATTCCATTCGGCATTCGTGGGCTACGATTGCTAAATATATGGGGATATCTACAGAATTGATAAGTGAGGCTTTCGGCCATTCCTCTGTTAAAGTCACCGAAAAATATTTAAGGGATTTTGATAATGAGGTATTGGATAATGTAAATCTTTTGGTAACTGGATGA
- a CDS encoding phage integrase SAM-like domain-containing protein has protein sequence MDKINVSQLTEIIEDKWNYNPKSELKCRAESQITLKEWAAVIIARKRLANKPETAESLSNCVNRIMDYNNGKDLKLYDIDLTFLRSFEAYQIGKGNSPNTVYLIKHN, from the coding sequence ATAGACAAAATCAATGTAAGCCAGCTGACCGAAATTATTGAAGATAAATGGAACTACAATCCAAAATCTGAATTAAAATGTAGAGCAGAAAGTCAGATTACATTAAAAGAATGGGCAGCGGTTATAATCGCTCGCAAAAGACTGGCAAACAAACCTGAAACGGCCGAATCGCTAAGTAATTGTGTGAACAGAATTATGGATTACAACAACGGTAAGGACTTGAAGCTTTACGATATTGATTTGACTTTTTTAAGAAGCTTTGAGGCCTATCAGATTGGAAAGGGCAATTCACCGAATACCGTGTATTTAATTAAACACAATTAG
- a CDS encoding Arm DNA-binding domain-containing protein, whose product MARIKLVLDTRESSKRIDGTFPISLRVYNRKTRLLKVGHYTSTIGWDSKNYCLKKSQSNNKRMDFEDVNSDLEDKLYIAKKVLRE is encoded by the coding sequence ATGGCCCGCATAAAACTTGTATTGGATACTAGGGAAAGTTCTAAAAGAATCGACGGAACCTTTCCAATTTCTTTGCGAGTTTATAATCGAAAGACACGCTTATTAAAAGTAGGCCATTATACTTCGACAATTGGTTGGGATAGTAAGAATTATTGCCTTAAAAAATCCCAATCCAATAATAAAAGAATGGACTTTGAGGATGTCAATTCAGATTTAGAGGATAAACTCTATATCGCAAAAAAAGTGCTGAGAGAGTGA
- a CDS encoding ATP-binding protein — protein sequence MGLIEGGEIKIQITRQINDLNISICDSGKGIDGKRKKEILTKGVGLSNTNERLIKMHGTGIKLIENELKGLCVHFSIPLDKTEIQK from the coding sequence TTGGGCCTAATAGAAGGGGGCGAAATAAAAATCCAAATTACCCGCCAAATAAATGATTTAAACATTTCAATTTGTGATTCTGGTAAGGGTATTGACGGAAAAAGAAAAAAGGAGATTCTTACCAAAGGTGTTGGCCTTTCCAATACCAATGAAAGACTTATAAAAATGCACGGAACGGGAATAAAGCTAATAGAGAATGAGCTAAAAGGTCTTTGTGTACACTTTTCCATTCCATTGGATAAAACTGAAATACAAAAATGA